A window of Corallococcus macrosporus DSM 14697 contains these coding sequences:
- a CDS encoding DoxX family protein — MPPFDSPPFTVWLLQALCAVFLAILFLQSGLDKVIDWKGNLGWLTGHFAKSPLRGVVPLMLATITLLELAAGALSAAGLVALVATGSAALAFWGALLSAVSLVALFFGQRMAKDYAGAGGLVPYFLLTLVAVYVTRLG; from the coding sequence ATGCCGCCCTTCGACTCCCCCCCATTCACCGTCTGGTTGCTCCAGGCGCTCTGCGCTGTCTTCCTGGCCATCCTCTTCCTCCAGTCGGGCCTCGACAAGGTCATCGACTGGAAGGGAAACCTGGGGTGGCTCACCGGCCACTTCGCCAAGAGCCCGCTGCGCGGCGTGGTGCCCCTGATGCTGGCCACCATCACCCTGCTGGAGCTGGCGGCGGGCGCGCTCAGCGCCGCGGGCCTGGTGGCGCTGGTGGCCACGGGCAGCGCGGCGCTGGCCTTCTGGGGCGCGCTGCTCTCCGCGGTGTCGCTGGTGGCGCTCTTCTTCGGCCAGCGGATGGCGAAGGACTACGCCGGCGCGGGCGGGCTGGTGCCCTACTTCCTGCTGACGCTGGTGGCCGTGTACGTCACCCGCCTGGGCTGA
- a CDS encoding threonine/serine ThrE exporter family protein, which yields MCAAVAVPPELLTAASHPPPPGAAVAFTIRLGEALHRYGTPAHRLELLMQRVSERFGLEGRFFSTPTSIFSSFGPPEALRTSLVRVEPGDMDLERLALLDSLADDVIHGQVPPAEGAQRVEAILAQPDRFGPALQLLCWTLAGGAAGRLFGGGLKEMAVAAFSSLLIGALGVLTRKQPTTARVLEPVAAILSSAVAAVAASLMGPLSAQVATLAGLIVLLPGLSLTVAINELATRNLISGTSRLTAAALVFLQLGFGVALGSRLSLVLPAPPVAPLPPAPPDWTQLPMLLVAIFAVCVLFRARPRDWGWIAGACTFAFAGARLGSLLLGAQLGAFVGSLLLAMGSNALARLRNKPSITTLVPGLMLLVPGSVGFRSLSSLLERDVVAGVDTAFSMLMVAVALVAGLLSANALVPTRKVL from the coding sequence ATGTGCGCGGCCGTGGCCGTCCCTCCAGAGCTCCTCACCGCCGCCAGCCATCCCCCGCCGCCGGGCGCCGCCGTCGCCTTCACCATCCGGCTGGGCGAGGCGCTGCACCGCTACGGCACGCCCGCCCACCGCCTGGAGCTGCTGATGCAGCGCGTGTCGGAGCGCTTCGGCCTGGAGGGGCGCTTCTTCTCCACGCCCACGTCCATCTTCTCGTCGTTCGGGCCGCCGGAGGCGCTGCGCACCTCGCTGGTCCGCGTGGAGCCGGGCGACATGGACCTGGAGCGGCTGGCGCTGCTGGACTCGCTGGCGGACGACGTCATCCACGGCCAGGTGCCGCCCGCCGAGGGCGCCCAGCGGGTGGAGGCCATCCTCGCGCAGCCCGACCGCTTCGGCCCGGCGCTCCAGCTCCTGTGCTGGACCCTGGCGGGCGGCGCCGCGGGGCGGCTGTTCGGCGGCGGGCTCAAGGAGATGGCGGTGGCGGCGTTCAGCAGCCTGCTCATCGGCGCGCTGGGGGTGCTCACCCGGAAGCAGCCCACCACGGCGCGGGTGCTGGAGCCGGTGGCCGCCATCCTGTCCTCCGCCGTCGCCGCGGTGGCCGCGAGCCTGATGGGGCCCCTCTCCGCCCAGGTGGCCACGCTGGCGGGCCTCATCGTCCTGCTGCCAGGCCTGTCGCTGACGGTGGCCATCAACGAGCTGGCCACGCGCAACCTCATCTCCGGCACCTCGCGGCTCACCGCGGCGGCGCTCGTCTTCCTCCAACTGGGCTTCGGGGTGGCCCTGGGCAGCCGGCTGTCGCTGGTGCTGCCCGCGCCGCCCGTCGCGCCGCTGCCGCCCGCGCCGCCGGACTGGACCCAGCTCCCCATGCTGCTGGTGGCCATCTTCGCGGTGTGCGTGCTCTTCCGCGCGCGCCCCCGGGACTGGGGATGGATTGCCGGCGCCTGCACCTTCGCGTTCGCGGGGGCCCGGCTGGGCTCGCTGCTGCTGGGGGCGCAGTTGGGCGCCTTCGTGGGCTCGCTGCTGCTGGCCATGGGCAGCAACGCGCTGGCCCGGCTGCGCAACAAGCCCTCCATCACCACGCTGGTGCCCGGGCTCATGCTGCTGGTGCCCGGCAGCGTCGGCTTCCGCAGCCTGTCCTCCCTGCTGGAGCGGGACGTGGTGGCCGGCGTGGACACGGCCTTCTCCATGCTGATGGTGGCCGTGGCGCTGGTGGCCGGGCTGCTGTCCGCCAACGCCCTGGTCCCCACGCGCAAGGTGCTCTGA
- a CDS encoding phage holin family protein — MEPTIPHQGADGFGALFSEFTAQARRLVRAEVSLARTELRAEARKASAGARLLAGGGVVLLLGALTFVAFLVAALAEALPLWASALIVAVVLLAVGGGVAWSGLQRMKQVHGPERTIQTLKEDGQWASRTAHAMKSQIHGHA; from the coding sequence ATGGAACCCACGATTCCCCATCAGGGCGCGGACGGTTTTGGCGCGCTCTTCTCGGAGTTCACCGCGCAGGCACGCCGCCTGGTTCGCGCCGAGGTGTCCCTGGCGCGCACCGAGCTGCGCGCGGAAGCAAGGAAGGCGTCGGCCGGCGCGAGGCTGCTGGCGGGCGGAGGCGTGGTGCTGCTCCTGGGCGCCCTCACCTTCGTCGCCTTCCTGGTGGCGGCGCTGGCCGAGGCCCTGCCCCTCTGGGCCTCCGCGCTCATCGTCGCGGTGGTGCTGCTCGCCGTGGGCGGCGGCGTCGCCTGGAGCGGGCTCCAGCGGATGAAGCAGGTCCATGGGCCTGAAAGAACGATTCAAACCCTCAAGGAGGACGGGCAATGGGCGAGCAGGACCGCGCACGCCATGAAATCGCAGATTCACGGGCACGCATGA
- a CDS encoding aminotransferase class IV, translated as MFSTVAVNGEVRRWEDLPLRDFAQGFFFGAGFFTTFRIEAGRPWFLARHLARLRASLGAFPGAVRPPPPEHLTEDAVRESLQRCLRADAALGPAFQGVGKLSASDGRVLLTFRAHSPDLERLHHEGRALDSQEPGAYRRGDPTLNHKGLSYFRQYRVMERLPLLGNEAGEVCELPTANVFVQWDGALVTPPLSAPCLPGIIREVLLEAGHVGPLPVLERPVPFARLSQASACAFTNAAQVATGVPSLLGRALPDSLALAHDLRRLVEGIAARER; from the coding sequence ATGTTCTCCACGGTCGCGGTGAACGGCGAGGTGCGGCGCTGGGAGGACCTGCCCCTGCGGGACTTCGCCCAGGGCTTCTTCTTCGGGGCCGGCTTCTTCACCACCTTCCGCATCGAGGCGGGCAGGCCGTGGTTCCTCGCCCGGCATCTGGCGCGGCTGCGCGCCAGCCTGGGCGCCTTTCCAGGCGCGGTGCGCCCTCCTCCCCCCGAGCACCTCACCGAGGACGCGGTCCGCGAATCCCTCCAGCGCTGCCTGCGCGCCGATGCCGCCCTGGGCCCGGCCTTCCAAGGTGTGGGGAAGTTGTCGGCAAGTGACGGCCGGGTGCTGCTCACCTTCCGCGCGCACTCGCCAGACCTGGAGCGGCTTCACCACGAGGGCCGCGCGTTGGACAGCCAGGAGCCCGGAGCCTACCGCCGCGGCGACCCCACGCTGAACCACAAGGGCCTGTCCTACTTCCGCCAGTACCGGGTCATGGAGCGGCTGCCCCTGCTCGGCAATGAAGCGGGCGAGGTCTGCGAGCTGCCCACGGCCAACGTCTTCGTCCAGTGGGACGGCGCGCTCGTCACGCCGCCGCTGTCCGCCCCATGCCTTCCCGGCATCATCCGCGAGGTGCTGCTGGAGGCAGGACACGTGGGCCCGCTGCCCGTCCTGGAGCGGCCGGTGCCGTTCGCGCGGCTCTCCCAGGCGAGCGCGTGCGCCTTCACCAACGCCGCCCAGGTCGCCACGGGTGTGCCGAGCCTCCTCGGTCGGGCGCTTCCCGACAGCCTGGCCCTGGCTCACGACCTCCGGCGCCTCGTCGAGGGCATCGCGGCGCGCGAGCGCTGA